One Natrinema longum genomic window carries:
- a CDS encoding CBS domain-containing protein, translated as MSLGKLGPQNVVTTSPDSDLEEITATLEEENVGSVVVTEDDEPIGMLTDRDAALAIHEHDDVGSASVEDVMTDDPVTVHEDDDPLAISEAIRDNNVRGFPIVDDDGELAGIATLDDLVATIGEELENVANTIEAQSPEYSP; from the coding sequence ATGTCACTCGGCAAACTCGGCCCACAGAACGTCGTCACGACGAGCCCGGACAGCGACCTCGAGGAGATCACGGCCACGCTCGAGGAAGAAAACGTCGGATCGGTCGTCGTCACCGAAGACGACGAACCCATCGGAATGCTCACCGACCGCGATGCGGCCCTCGCGATCCACGAGCACGACGACGTCGGTTCGGCGTCGGTCGAAGACGTAATGACGGACGATCCAGTGACGGTCCACGAGGACGACGACCCGTTGGCGATCTCGGAGGCGATCCGCGACAACAACGTCCGCGGGTTCCCCATCGTCGACGACGACGGCGAGTTAGCGGGCATCGCGACGCTGGACGACCTGGTCGCGACGATCGGCGAGGAACTCGAGAACGTCGCTAACACGATCGAGGCACAGTCGCCCGAGTACAGTCCGTAA
- a CDS encoding restriction endonuclease produces the protein MTERGFMVRAGNDNELVDEFESRSLVAVGWEELGGVADVHSYEAMKARFNSTDEYSEHNSRRIAQNAGQVNRFALEMEEGHLVLSYDKTEREYLVGEVTSGYEWKPGDHPPGYPHVRRVEWRDTVSRDEFTTSTKNTLGSTLTVFSVDDCVDEITGVLSGKTPDESEDDEDTVPFVDEVENQADELISDVLANMDPFVFEELVAAVLRAMGYHAKKTRDSQDRGIDVVAHPDSLGFEEPYVKVQVKRQQSKVGSPDMRAFTGTLGNGERGLFVSTGGYTSEAKDAARNAEQRVTLIDRDEFIDLLIQHYDDLESEYQATVPLKQVYIPSRDHL, from the coding sequence ATGACTGAGCGAGGGTTCATGGTTCGCGCCGGGAACGACAACGAGTTAGTAGACGAATTCGAGTCTCGTTCTCTGGTCGCAGTCGGATGGGAGGAGTTGGGAGGCGTTGCTGATGTCCACTCATACGAGGCGATGAAAGCGCGATTTAACTCGACCGACGAATACTCCGAACACAACAGTCGGCGTATCGCCCAGAACGCAGGGCAAGTGAATCGATTCGCACTCGAGATGGAGGAGGGACATCTGGTTTTGAGCTACGACAAGACGGAGCGCGAGTATCTCGTCGGTGAGGTCACGAGTGGGTACGAGTGGAAACCGGGCGACCACCCACCTGGATATCCACACGTCAGACGTGTTGAATGGAGGGACACCGTTTCCCGCGACGAGTTCACGACATCGACGAAAAACACGCTCGGAAGCACGCTAACGGTGTTTTCGGTTGACGATTGCGTTGATGAAATCACAGGCGTTCTAAGCGGGAAGACACCCGACGAGAGCGAGGACGACGAGGACACCGTACCGTTCGTCGACGAGGTTGAGAACCAGGCAGACGAACTCATCTCCGACGTTCTTGCGAACATGGACCCGTTCGTCTTCGAAGAGTTGGTCGCCGCAGTCCTGAGAGCGATGGGATACCACGCGAAGAAGACGCGGGACAGTCAGGACCGCGGTATCGACGTGGTCGCTCACCCGGACTCGTTAGGGTTCGAAGAGCCATACGTCAAGGTCCAGGTCAAACGCCAACAGTCGAAGGTTGGTTCCCCGGATATGCGAGCGTTCACCGGAACCCTTGGGAACGGTGAACGGGGCCTATTCGTCTCGACTGGTGGTTATACGAGTGAGGCAAAAGACGCGGCTCGGAACGCCGAACAGCGGGTCACACTCATCGACCGGGATGAGTTCATTGACCTCCTGATTCAGCACTACGACGACCTCGAATCCGAGTATCAGGCGACAGTCCCATTGAAGCAGGTCTATATTCCGTCCCGAGACCACCTCTAG
- a CDS encoding triphosphoribosyl-dephospho-CoA synthase: MRSSAGNAELALLLEVAGTPKPGNVDRHRDLADLCFEHFLAGAVGARDGLELAADGAAVGPAFERAVDGMATQDGGNTQFGALLLLVPLVRAARTELSQPVVEATVEETTVGDAAAFYRAFEHVDVAVADPPDDMAALDVRRGGDAIPELEARGLTLFDVMDRSVPGDDVAREWVRGFDRSFAAAERLAAADGPISDRTAATFLSLLAERPDTLVATRHDEATARSVTDRAAALVEADALETDPSAVEAFAEDLVDRGINPGTTADVTAAGLFIALEHEAIDV; encoded by the coding sequence ATGCGATCGTCGGCAGGGAACGCGGAACTGGCACTCCTCCTCGAGGTCGCGGGGACCCCCAAGCCGGGGAACGTCGACCGGCACCGAGACCTCGCCGACCTGTGCTTCGAACACTTCCTCGCCGGAGCGGTGGGTGCTCGCGACGGACTCGAGCTGGCGGCCGACGGCGCGGCGGTCGGCCCGGCGTTCGAACGAGCCGTCGACGGGATGGCCACACAGGACGGCGGCAACACCCAGTTCGGGGCGCTCCTGTTGCTCGTCCCGCTCGTCAGGGCCGCGCGAACCGAGCTCTCCCAGCCCGTCGTGGAGGCCACCGTCGAGGAAACGACCGTCGGCGACGCGGCGGCGTTCTACCGCGCCTTCGAGCACGTCGACGTGGCCGTCGCCGACCCGCCCGACGACATGGCGGCCCTCGACGTCCGGCGTGGCGGGGACGCGATTCCAGAACTCGAGGCCCGCGGGCTGACGCTCTTCGATGTCATGGACCGGAGCGTTCCCGGCGACGACGTCGCTCGGGAGTGGGTCCGGGGATTCGACCGTTCGTTCGCGGCGGCCGAACGGCTCGCGGCGGCCGACGGCCCGATATCGGACCGGACCGCGGCGACCTTCCTCTCCCTGCTCGCCGAGCGACCCGACACCCTCGTCGCGACGCGTCACGACGAGGCGACCGCTCGATCGGTGACCGACCGCGCCGCGGCGCTGGTCGAAGCGGACGCCCTCGAGACGGACCCGAGCGCCGTCGAGGCCTTCGCCGAGGACCTCGTCGATCGCGGGATCAATCCGGGGACGACGGCCGACGTTACCGCGGCCGGACTGTTCATCGCGCTCGAGCACGAGGCGATCGACGTATGA
- a CDS encoding DUF447 domain-containing protein — MTDERDAVAEDTVTDGEDAGTGLAEWPVELSGVTESVVTTLGPNGRWNAAALGLHAGDPVTARTWGNTRTRRNFHRQGEGYVQFVDDPVDFAEAALSIVEHEEPILASASAWTRVTVDRVDSGTEGDTDWEEWTLRPLESTIERETVPTIDRGFGAVVEATVAASRLAVEDYDERELRDRLAYCASVVDRAGGPREREALECVRKHSSW; from the coding sequence ATGACCGACGAGCGAGACGCCGTGGCGGAGGACACAGTGACCGACGGCGAGGACGCCGGGACGGGGCTCGCGGAGTGGCCCGTCGAGCTCTCGGGCGTCACCGAGTCGGTCGTGACCACGCTGGGCCCGAACGGACGCTGGAACGCCGCCGCACTCGGCCTCCACGCCGGCGACCCGGTCACCGCCCGGACGTGGGGAAACACCCGTACCCGCCGGAACTTCCACCGGCAGGGCGAGGGCTACGTGCAGTTCGTCGACGACCCCGTCGACTTCGCCGAGGCCGCCCTCTCGATCGTCGAGCACGAGGAGCCGATCCTCGCGTCCGCGAGCGCCTGGACCCGCGTGACCGTCGATCGGGTCGATTCCGGGACCGAGGGCGACACCGACTGGGAGGAGTGGACGCTTCGCCCCCTCGAGTCGACGATCGAGCGGGAAACCGTCCCGACGATCGACCGGGGGTTCGGTGCCGTCGTCGAGGCGACCGTCGCCGCGTCGCGACTCGCGGTCGAGGACTACGACGAGCGCGAGCTTCGAGACCGCCTCGCGTACTGTGCCTCGGTCGTCGACCGCGCCGGGGGACCGCGCGAACGCGAGGCGCTCGAGTGCGTGCGTAAGCACTCTTCTTGGTAG
- a CDS encoding IS5 family transposase has translation MTQISRFTERCVSIAQRVTGERGESAAPTGGGGFADYALISLHCLRIYLDTSYRMTIDLLKEMPQITGEIGLDVADLPAPSTLCKAFDRIEMGVCRVLLRQSAQLHDTSEHAAIDATFYERDRASRHYCHRTNYRVQTLKVTKLVDTATQAVLDLHCSTTLEGSDADLAEQIARRNAGDLRSLAADKGYDKQALRDQLRKLDIRPLIKHRIFAPYDHAHNARIDDDRYAQRSMTETVNSAIKRSLGYAVRARTWYREFREITLMCVVYNIKRAVKQ, from the coding sequence ATGACACAAATCTCCCGCTTCACCGAGCGTTGCGTCTCGATTGCACAAAGAGTTACGGGTGAACGAGGCGAATCCGCTGCCCCAACTGGTGGCGGCGGATTCGCCGACTATGCCCTCATTTCGCTGCATTGCCTCCGGATTTACCTCGATACGTCCTACCGGATGACGATCGATCTGTTGAAGGAAATGCCGCAAATAACAGGGGAGATCGGCCTTGACGTGGCCGATCTCCCCGCTCCATCTACGCTGTGTAAGGCGTTTGATCGGATCGAAATGGGTGTCTGTCGAGTGCTACTGCGCCAGTCGGCGCAGTTGCACGACACCTCTGAACACGCTGCTATCGACGCAACATTCTACGAACGTGATCGTGCGAGCCGCCACTACTGCCACCGAACAAATTACCGCGTTCAAACGCTCAAAGTCACAAAACTCGTCGATACAGCAACGCAAGCTGTTCTCGATCTTCACTGCTCGACGACGTTAGAAGGAAGCGACGCAGACCTCGCCGAGCAGATCGCCCGCCGGAACGCGGGCGATCTGCGATCCCTTGCCGCTGACAAGGGCTACGATAAGCAAGCGCTCCGCGACCAGCTCCGCAAACTCGACATTCGCCCGCTGATCAAACACCGGATCTTCGCTCCCTACGATCACGCTCACAACGCCCGTATTGACGACGATCGGTACGCTCAGCGGTCAATGACTGAAACAGTGAACTCCGCAATCAAGCGCTCGCTCGGCTACGCCGTGCGAGCGCGTACTTGGTATCGAGAGTTCCGTGAAATTACCCTGATGTGTGTCGTCTATAACATCAAGCGGGCCGTCAAACAGTGA
- the cofD gene encoding 2-phospho-L-lactate transferase codes for MVTFLSGGTGTPKLLDGAAAAFSPEETTVVANTGDDIEIGGLFVSPDVDTLLFQGGGILDRETWWGIDGDTHRTNSALMDIASAAGLPEGPQYLPEERQTDGRRLANWRRFSGVAEFMTIGDRDRAVHITRTSLLDEGKTLSEATARLASAFGLTIDLFPMSDDPVASLVHTDEGLMHFQEYWVAHRGEPAVDTVEFRGSSDAEPAPGVLDALEDTVVIGPSNPVTSIGPMLALPGVADKLSQTTVVAVSPFLGDDAFSGPVGDLMEAVNAEPSTEGLATAYPFADAFVIDETDGAEFDRPTIETDITIDSREDARRVTRAVETAIERVD; via the coding sequence ATGGTAACCTTCCTCTCCGGGGGCACTGGAACGCCGAAGCTGTTAGACGGCGCTGCAGCCGCGTTCTCGCCGGAGGAGACCACTGTCGTCGCCAACACCGGCGACGACATCGAGATCGGCGGGCTCTTCGTCTCGCCGGACGTCGATACGCTGTTGTTTCAGGGCGGTGGGATCCTCGACCGAGAGACGTGGTGGGGAATCGACGGCGACACGCATCGGACCAACTCGGCACTGATGGACATCGCGTCGGCCGCGGGACTCCCCGAGGGGCCACAGTACCTTCCCGAGGAGAGACAGACCGACGGTCGGCGACTCGCGAACTGGCGGCGCTTCTCGGGCGTCGCCGAGTTCATGACGATCGGCGACCGCGACCGGGCCGTCCACATCACGCGGACGAGCCTGCTCGACGAGGGCAAGACGCTGAGCGAGGCTACCGCACGGCTCGCGAGTGCCTTCGGCCTGACCATCGACCTCTTCCCGATGAGCGACGACCCCGTCGCCAGCCTCGTCCACACGGACGAGGGGCTCATGCACTTCCAGGAGTACTGGGTCGCCCACCGTGGCGAGCCAGCCGTCGACACCGTCGAGTTCCGTGGCTCCTCGGACGCCGAGCCCGCCCCGGGCGTCCTCGATGCGCTCGAGGACACCGTCGTCATCGGTCCATCGAATCCGGTCACCAGCATCGGCCCGATGCTCGCGCTGCCGGGGGTGGCGGACAAACTCAGCCAGACGACGGTCGTCGCCGTCTCGCCGTTTCTCGGCGACGACGCCTTCTCCGGCCCCGTCGGCGACCTCATGGAAGCCGTCAACGCGGAGCCGAGCACGGAGGGACTGGCGACGGCCTACCCGTTCGCGGACGCATTCGTGATCGACGAGACCGACGGTGCCGAGTTCGACCGGCCGACCATCGAGACGGATATCACGATCGACTCCCGCGAGGACGCCCGCCGCGTGACCCGCGCGGTCGAAACCGCGATCGAGCGAGTGGACTGA
- a CDS encoding glycosyltransferase, with product MGRDGRDDAVGEPDVSFVVPARNEAAYIRGALASLATLDTDYEYEVIVVDGSSTDETPAIAREYGANVVREAGSSVAAARNLGAERATGEWLAFVDADTRVRANYLTELLGFVEANGLAAASSYCRISGPRRAKLVEVTINHGFSRLERPILPGFNSFVHREAFAEIGGFPAVGNEDTAFSRRLSARLPTAYCPTVLVESSGRRIAEQGLSGALWHYLRHDIDRLRAEY from the coding sequence ATGGGACGCGACGGTCGAGACGACGCTGTCGGCGAGCCGGACGTGAGCTTCGTGGTGCCGGCGCGAAACGAGGCCGCGTACATCCGAGGTGCCCTGGCGAGCCTCGCCACGCTGGATACCGACTACGAGTACGAGGTGATCGTCGTCGACGGTTCGTCGACGGACGAGACGCCGGCGATCGCCCGCGAGTACGGCGCGAACGTCGTCCGGGAAGCCGGCTCGAGCGTCGCCGCTGCCCGAAATCTCGGGGCCGAACGGGCGACCGGCGAGTGGCTCGCCTTCGTCGATGCGGACACGCGGGTGCGAGCGAACTACCTCACCGAACTGCTGGGCTTCGTCGAAGCCAACGGACTCGCAGCCGCGAGTTCCTACTGCCGGATCAGCGGCCCCCGACGGGCGAAACTCGTGGAGGTGACGATCAACCACGGGTTCTCGCGGCTCGAGCGCCCGATCCTGCCCGGATTCAACTCGTTCGTCCATCGGGAGGCGTTCGCGGAGATCGGCGGCTTTCCGGCCGTCGGAAACGAGGACACGGCGTTCAGTCGGCGTCTTTCCGCTCGGCTGCCGACGGCCTACTGCCCGACGGTCCTGGTCGAGAGCTCCGGGCGACGGATCGCAGAGCAGGGGTTGTCCGGGGCGCTGTGGCACTACCTCCGGCACGATATCGATCGCCTCCGGGCGGAGTACTAA
- a CDS encoding winged helix-turn-helix domain-containing protein: MSLEISASDDAPAFECVVAALDDSGCREIIAVLEEPMTVEAIAETTGQPLSTTYRKLDCLTEAGIVEETVGVRRGRHRKSRYVANLDRISISLDDDNELCVDIDHTTEHGLWSDLTREF, from the coding sequence ATGTCCCTCGAGATCTCCGCATCGGACGATGCGCCCGCGTTCGAGTGCGTTGTTGCCGCACTCGACGACAGTGGCTGCCGGGAGATCATCGCAGTGCTCGAGGAGCCGATGACGGTCGAGGCCATCGCCGAAACCACTGGACAGCCCCTCTCGACGACCTATCGCAAACTCGACTGTCTGACCGAGGCCGGGATCGTCGAGGAAACCGTCGGCGTCCGTCGGGGCCGACACCGGAAATCGCGATACGTCGCCAATCTCGACCGGATCTCGATCAGCCTCGACGACGACAACGAGCTGTGCGTCGATATCGACCACACGACCGAGCACGGGCTCTGGTCGGACCTCACACGGGAGTTTTGA
- a CDS encoding aminotransferase class IV, with the protein MNESELEAYHDGDIVPLSEAKVPIDDPGFQWGYNVYDLLITVEHEPYQLAEHVERTFKSCRASKMPLEMRPEELSGIVRDVVDRNVDLAGPDEDFMVFISVSGGWNVYEGCHEPPRVIVSARPLPFERMARDFIDGKHFVTTSVRQVPNESISPLVKHRSRMHFVLADIEAKQRDSNADPLLLDSDGNVTETAIGNIFVVTDGTLRTPPLTDALPGITRETTIRLAREELDIPVEETDLQLYDVYNADEVFWTNTSHVVAPITKVDGTEIGSGRPGPITERLLDAHSDRVDVDIVARFLKHLDPEERPETLQLGGDHGVQ; encoded by the coding sequence ATGAACGAAAGCGAACTCGAGGCTTACCACGACGGCGACATCGTCCCACTGTCCGAAGCGAAAGTCCCCATCGATGATCCGGGGTTCCAGTGGGGCTACAACGTTTACGATCTGCTGATCACGGTCGAGCACGAGCCGTACCAACTGGCCGAACACGTCGAGCGAACGTTCAAATCGTGCCGGGCCTCGAAAATGCCCCTCGAGATGCGTCCCGAAGAACTGTCGGGCATCGTCCGCGACGTCGTCGATCGCAACGTCGATCTCGCCGGTCCCGACGAGGACTTCATGGTCTTCATCAGCGTCTCCGGCGGGTGGAACGTGTACGAGGGGTGTCACGAGCCACCCCGGGTCATCGTGTCGGCGAGGCCGCTCCCCTTCGAGCGGATGGCCAGGGATTTCATCGACGGCAAACACTTCGTCACCACGAGCGTCCGACAAGTACCGAACGAGTCGATCAGCCCACTGGTCAAACACCGCTCGCGGATGCATTTCGTGTTAGCCGACATCGAGGCCAAACAGCGGGATTCGAACGCCGATCCGCTGTTGTTGGATAGTGACGGGAACGTCACGGAGACCGCTATCGGGAATATATTCGTCGTCACCGACGGGACCCTCCGGACGCCGCCGCTTACCGATGCGCTTCCAGGAATCACTCGAGAAACCACGATTCGACTCGCGAGGGAGGAACTCGATATCCCCGTCGAAGAGACCGACCTACAACTGTACGACGTCTACAATGCCGACGAGGTGTTCTGGACGAACACCTCACACGTCGTCGCGCCGATCACGAAGGTCGACGGGACCGAAATCGGATCCGGTCGTCCCGGCCCGATAACCGAACGGTTGCTGGACGCTCACAGCGACCGCGTGGATGTCGATATCGTCGCACGGTTCCTGAAACACTTGGACCCCGAGGAACGCCCGGAGACGCTTCAACTGGGCGGTGATCACGGGGTCCAGTGA
- a CDS encoding FAD-dependent oxidoreductase, translating into MDSRTDVLVIGGGATGTGIARDLALRGVDVTLVDRDGLSSGTSGRSHGLLHSGARYAEVDGPEARGCLEENRTLRRIAGACIRETRGLFVQLGDDDPGYFEAKRDACADVGIPTEVVDGETARETVPELADEVERAMWVPDGVVVPSRLVAANAADAREHGARIRTHAPVTSMTVEGGRVTTVTLGGAVDETLRPSYVVNATGPHAGHVADLAGVSVEMRPTRGVMVSVAYDDLEPVLNRCREPADGDIIVPHDGEVVLGTTSVAVDDPDDYERADWEVEQTASECAAMLPPVADADRVRTWWGVRPLYEPDEAARGGRGISRGFHLLDHADEGVENCCSIVGGKLTTYRRMAEATADLVCDRLGVEATCSTANERLPGASEPALLDEFVRQFDGQGPTDSDLVGR; encoded by the coding sequence ATGGATAGCCGAACGGACGTCCTCGTTATCGGCGGCGGTGCTACCGGGACGGGAATCGCCAGGGACCTCGCGCTCAGAGGCGTCGACGTCACGCTCGTCGATCGGGATGGCCTCTCTTCGGGAACGTCGGGACGCTCCCACGGCCTGCTTCACAGCGGGGCTCGCTACGCCGAAGTCGACGGCCCCGAGGCTCGCGGGTGTCTCGAGGAGAACCGAACTCTGCGCCGAATCGCGGGCGCGTGCATCCGGGAGACCCGCGGCCTGTTCGTGCAACTGGGCGACGACGATCCGGGGTATTTCGAGGCGAAGCGCGACGCCTGTGCGGACGTCGGAATCCCGACCGAAGTGGTCGACGGGGAGACCGCCCGCGAGACGGTCCCGGAGCTCGCCGACGAGGTCGAACGGGCGATGTGGGTTCCGGACGGCGTGGTCGTCCCGTCCCGGCTGGTCGCCGCCAACGCGGCCGACGCTCGCGAGCATGGCGCACGAATCCGCACCCACGCACCGGTCACGTCGATGACCGTCGAGGGCGGCCGAGTAACGACCGTCACGCTCGGCGGCGCGGTCGACGAGACGCTCCGGCCGAGCTACGTCGTGAACGCGACAGGTCCCCACGCCGGCCACGTCGCCGACCTGGCCGGCGTCTCCGTCGAGATGCGTCCGACTCGCGGCGTCATGGTCTCGGTCGCGTACGACGACCTCGAGCCGGTACTCAACCGGTGTCGCGAGCCGGCGGACGGGGATATCATCGTCCCACACGACGGGGAGGTCGTTCTCGGTACGACGAGCGTGGCGGTCGACGACCCCGACGACTACGAGCGGGCCGACTGGGAGGTCGAGCAGACGGCGTCCGAATGCGCGGCGATGCTCCCGCCGGTCGCCGACGCCGATCGCGTTCGGACGTGGTGGGGCGTCCGCCCGCTGTACGAACCCGACGAAGCCGCTCGCGGTGGCCGCGGCATCTCCCGCGGGTTTCACCTGCTGGATCACGCCGACGAGGGCGTCGAGAACTGCTGTAGCATCGTCGGCGGCAAGTTGACGACGTACCGCCGGATGGCCGAGGCGACCGCGGATCTCGTCTGCGACCGACTCGGCGTGGAGGCGACATGTTCGACTGCTAACGAGCGACTGCCGGGCGCGTCGGAGCCGGCGCTGCTCGACGAGTTCGTCCGGCAGTTCGACGGACAGGGACCCACCGATAGCGATCTCGTCGGTCGATAG
- a CDS encoding cob(I)yrinic acid a,c-diamide adenosyltransferase, whose protein sequence is MSDDRTPESAVENTPGQGRTPEAERIEPAAPEEFGLVQVWWGDGKGKTTASLGMGMRAVGHGYRVHMLQFMKGGASSVDAVRGEYNAIAALPGFSYENLGHYGWHGMADGSDEADHEAEAQAGLERAHDLLEAAGEADLDEPIAPDAEPEAGMHMLILDEVLYAADRGLLSEEEVHDLIDAKPTDLELVLSGSHTEPSYLADRADLITNVRKVKHPIDDGQRARRGTEF, encoded by the coding sequence ATGAGCGACGATCGAACACCGGAATCCGCGGTCGAGAACACCCCCGGACAGGGGCGAACGCCCGAAGCCGAGCGGATCGAACCCGCCGCTCCCGAGGAGTTCGGCCTCGTACAGGTCTGGTGGGGCGACGGAAAAGGGAAGACGACGGCCTCGCTCGGCATGGGAATGCGCGCTGTGGGCCACGGCTACCGCGTTCACATGCTCCAGTTCATGAAAGGCGGGGCCTCGAGCGTCGACGCAGTCCGCGGCGAGTACAACGCCATCGCCGCGCTCCCGGGGTTCAGCTACGAGAACCTGGGACACTACGGCTGGCACGGGATGGCAGACGGGAGCGACGAGGCCGACCACGAAGCCGAAGCCCAGGCCGGACTCGAGCGCGCACACGACTTGCTCGAGGCAGCGGGCGAGGCCGATCTCGACGAGCCGATCGCCCCCGACGCGGAGCCGGAAGCGGGAATGCACATGCTGATTCTGGACGAAGTGCTCTACGCCGCGGATCGCGGCTTGCTCTCGGAGGAGGAGGTCCACGACCTCATCGACGCGAAGCCGACGGATCTCGAACTGGTGCTCTCGGGGAGCCACACCGAGCCGTCGTACCTCGCGGATCGCGCTGACCTGATCACGAACGTCCGCAAGGTGAAACACCCGATCGACGACGGCCAGCGGGCACGCCGCGGGACCGAGTTCTGA
- a CDS encoding SHOCT domain-containing protein: MYELVHRYAPASPAGRTAVAIIASVVGVPTLVLGLVGLTGDVALAALFLLVSAVTLIVAGQLTRGVVRQAEAAPDGAPTETSTTDSTENPVETLRRRYAAGDIDDEEFQYRLDRLLETEGTDRRTDEREPVLE, encoded by the coding sequence ATGTACGAATTGGTCCACCGATACGCACCGGCCAGTCCCGCGGGCCGAACTGCCGTCGCGATCATCGCTTCGGTGGTCGGTGTGCCGACGCTGGTGCTCGGACTCGTCGGATTGACCGGCGACGTCGCTCTGGCAGCCCTGTTCCTCCTGGTCAGTGCCGTCACCCTCATCGTCGCCGGACAGTTGACGCGAGGCGTCGTTCGACAGGCCGAGGCCGCTCCCGATGGGGCCCCAACCGAGACGTCGACGACCGACTCGACGGAGAACCCGGTCGAAACCCTCCGACGGCGCTACGCAGCCGGTGACATCGACGACGAAGAGTTTCAGTATCGTCTCGATCGACTCCTCGAGACCGAGGGGACCGACCGGCGCACCGACGAGCGAGAGCCCGTCCTGGAATGA
- a CDS encoding cupin domain-containing protein, with translation MSYDVVAKTDPESVIDDEWGGMWFLKSELGTEELGMSVLELEPDGKGMEHDEADSGQEEVYYVVEGTIDVDLTAADETVTLEADEAIRLDAEEPRQLHNRGDERAKLILVGAPL, from the coding sequence ATGAGCTACGACGTCGTTGCGAAGACCGACCCGGAGTCAGTCATCGACGACGAGTGGGGTGGCATGTGGTTTCTCAAGAGCGAACTCGGGACCGAAGAGCTGGGGATGTCGGTCCTCGAACTCGAGCCCGACGGGAAGGGGATGGAACACGACGAGGCAGACTCCGGCCAAGAGGAGGTCTACTACGTCGTCGAAGGGACGATCGACGTCGACCTGACGGCCGCCGACGAGACGGTAACGCTCGAGGCCGACGAGGCGATCCGACTCGACGCCGAGGAACCGCGCCAGCTCCACAATCGAGGCGATGAGCGTGCAAAACTGATACTGGTCGGCGCACCGTTGTAA
- a CDS encoding tRNA-dihydrouridine synthase — protein MATSISFTPRLALASLSGEADSDWARAGAASAGAAFLGGIALDTASRAAARKLVDRERTEFLPDDPLAFVDRELEALEDAPVQPAFNVRSATAEPIAEAARVCRDRGAYLEINAHCRQAELCAVGCGETLLRDGDRLADYVARASDTGALVGVKVRAEVPGVDLPALSQRLERAGAAFVHVDAMDSESVIADVVAATDLFVIANNGVRDEETVREYVAYGADAVSVGRPSDDPVVLERVRDAVERRLGIEAN, from the coding sequence ATGGCCACGAGCATCTCGTTTACGCCGCGACTCGCCCTCGCCAGCCTCAGCGGCGAGGCCGATTCCGACTGGGCACGGGCAGGCGCGGCGTCCGCGGGCGCTGCGTTCCTCGGCGGCATCGCTCTCGATACGGCGTCGAGAGCGGCCGCTCGGAAACTCGTCGACCGCGAGCGCACCGAGTTCCTGCCCGACGATCCCCTCGCCTTCGTCGACCGCGAACTCGAGGCACTCGAGGACGCTCCCGTCCAGCCGGCGTTCAACGTCCGGAGCGCGACCGCCGAGCCGATCGCCGAGGCGGCCCGCGTCTGCCGGGATCGAGGCGCGTATCTCGAGATCAACGCCCACTGCCGACAGGCGGAACTCTGTGCCGTCGGCTGCGGCGAGACTCTCTTGCGAGACGGCGATCGACTCGCTGACTACGTCGCCCGAGCGAGCGACACGGGAGCACTCGTCGGCGTGAAAGTTCGCGCGGAGGTTCCCGGCGTCGATCTGCCGGCGCTCTCGCAGCGACTCGAGCGGGCAGGGGCGGCGTTCGTCCACGTCGATGCGATGGACTCCGAGTCCGTGATCGCCGACGTGGTCGCGGCGACCGATCTGTTCGTGATCGCCAACAACGGCGTCCGCGACGAGGAGACCGTCCGCGAGTACGTCGCGTACGGTGCCGACGCGGTGAGCGTCGGTCGACCCAGCGACGACCCGGTCGTCCTCGAGCGCGTTCGAGACGCGGTGGAGCGACGGCTCGGGATCGAAGCGAACTGA